The Lactuca sativa cultivar Salinas chromosome 2, Lsat_Salinas_v11, whole genome shotgun sequence genome includes the window TGCAGGAAGCGGTTCTTTATTATCCAGATCAATAGAAGCACTAATTGAGGGACCTTCTAGAAGGGCTTCAGATGGAACAGTAGTACTGTAGGTCACCAGAGATATACCTGAGAAGATGATCAGATGGAAGGGGTGGGACGATGGTGGACTGGTGGTTTGTGGTTGTACTGGCTTTAATAATATtaatacatatagatgatttgaaaattaaaaaaaaatagttttatcaTTTTACATGTATTTAACATATCTATTTTAACAACTGTGCTAAACGGAAGGACCATTGGTGTAATTTTTTGAAACCACAAAGATGTCATTTGCCAATATTTCAAAGATTGGACTAAACCTGCcaattcaatttttttaaggtttaaaaaaaaagaattcgATTTCCGGGCGAGTGGTTTTTCTTTTATAATcattctatttttatttattttaagattaccatttgaatttttttagagaaattaaatattctcctaCCATTTGTTTCTACTTTTCCTCCTACCATATCAAATGTTGACAAATGGATTAAAtgattattaatttcattaaatgtttaattaaaaatgacaCATATCGGAAGAAAAGTAGGAACAAATGatagaaggatatttaatttctcatttttttttaaggtgcttttttttttggaaactaccattaaaaacatttcaaacccaaaactaaaatcTAATATTTACACCAAGTTCGATATAAAGTTGCTCCAACCCAACATCACATATTACACCAAATTTAATGTTGATAAATAGTATAAATTGAAAAGTACTAAAATGAAAAAGCTGTCATTTCAAATATTTTCTCTTAATGAAATATGTGGTACTATTTCATCCACATCTCCACTATAAAAGGAGGAGAATCCCATACAATACAACAAACGCAAGAAAAAAATCCATCCATAtggaaatcatatcattcatcCCTTCATGGTTTCTTCCAGCAACATTATTTCTCTTCCTTACTTCCATCTTCATGTATGTTCTTCGATGGAGGAGCTCCTCCATAAAACTTCCACCAGGCCCTCCGAGGCTTCCTGTAATTGGGAACCTTCATCAAGTGTTTGGTAGTAAAGACAACATCTATCAAAATGTATGGAACCTCTCccaaacatatggcccaattATGCTTCTTCATTTTGGTACCCAACCATTCATTGTCATTTCCTCAACTGAAATGGCTACCCAAGTCTTAAAAACTCATGATCAGAAGATGTGTACACGTCCCTACTCTAAGGCTTCCAAGCGACTGTCATTTAACTACATGGATGCTGCCTTCGCACCATATAATGATCATTGGAGGGACATGCGGAAGGTTCTGGCATCTGAATTCTTGGGTGCTAAAAGGATTAGATCGTATAAAAACGTTTTGAAGCATGAGATAGAGTGTGTAGTTCGTTCTCTCTCATTAAATTCCTCAAGTACTACAGTAAACCTAGACGAGATGTTCTTAAGTCTGATAAACAATGTCGTGTGTAAGGCTGCATTAGGTGATCACACCTATAGGGAAAAGACCTTTAATGGTAGAACGCTGATGGAGATCGTTGATGAGACCGCAGTCATGCTCCAAGGCTCATTTTCGGATAATTTTCCAGCATTTGCGTGGATTTTGGACGAATTAACAGGTTGGAATCGCAAGCTAGACAAGTGTTTTAATGATTTTGATGGCATTCTCCAAATGGTTCTTCATGATCATCTTGATCGAAAAGATACAAAAACAAGTGATCAAGAAAATGATTTTGTTGATGACTGTATCTCTCGGTTGACTAGCGACGAAATAAAAGCACTTTTGATGGTAAATTAtttaattttctatgtttttgTGGTTTCATATgtcgttttttgttttttttttgtgaaagtaTGTGAATGTGAGCCAATTAACTCAATTGTGAATAAACATCTTAGAATGTGTTTAATGGATCAACCGACACAACTGCTACAACCATGATATGGGCAATGTCCTTCATCGTTAAAAATCCAAGAGTTATGCAAAAGTTGCAAAACGAAATCAGAAGCTGTGTTGGAGGAAAACCAAGAGTAGATGAATCAGATATTAACAAGATGACATACTTGAAAATGGTGGTGAAGGAGTCGCTAAGATTGCATCCGCCTGTTGGATTCTTGATGACTCGGGAATGTATAAGCCATTGTGAGATTGGTGGATATGATATCTTACCTGGTACGAAGGTCTTGGTAAGTTCATGGGGGATAGGAAGGGATTCAAGAACCTGGAAAGAGGACCCAACTGAGTTTCTTCCTGAAAGATTTGAAAATATCCAGGTTGATTTTGGAGGGAAAAGTTTTGAGATGATTCCCtttggagagggaagaagaggtTGTCCTGGGTATAATTTGGCTGTTTCGACTGTAGAGTTTACGATCGCAAATCTTCTTTACTTGTTCAATTGGGAAACTCAGGTTGGAAAGAATGAAGATCTGGACATGAAATTAGCGGGAGGATTCCCGTTTATTCGTCGGGCAACACCTCTTTGTCTTGTGCCCAATAAGTATAACTAGCAAGACCAGTAAAGTGGTAATTTATCATTTCCTTTTTTCCATTAAACATTATGTTGCacccattttaaaattttatgtatTTCATTTCTCTTGTCAATGCTTATTGTAATTTGGTTGTTCTTTCTTGTATATTAAGATATTATTTGTAAAGACAGTGTATAATCTGTATAATATATAGGATATGTGGAATATCAGATCTAGAATGTATAATTAGCACATTACTTAATCGTTTCTTTCATTTAATCTTATTATTTCAGCTGTTAAATCAATGGAGTAAAAACTTGTGTCGTACAAAATTTTGATCGTTGGACAGTAAAAAAAGTGGTGTTACTGCAAGGGAAATGGTGAGCACTGCCTTCAATTAGTAATACAAGTCTAACCATGGATGAGATCACCTTATAAACTAGAATTGCACATTTACGAAAAAGAGATACAAGGACTTCTAAGGATGACAATTACCTAAATTCAAAGGAATAGATATTTAGACCACTCATAGTCTCATACTAATGGTATTGAGTTTTCAATTATAAGTACAAATAAAGTATTTATAACAATATAGTAATTTATAGTTTAATTATCAAAAAAGTATATCAATTTAATCGTAAGCATTTAATCTAATTTAATTTTACAACGTAGCATAAGACAATATTAGATAAATTTTAATTTTCTATGTGTGCGCTTGTCTTTTTTTATAATATAtcaatttatatattgtatttatattaaattttatataaataattaaagttttgttaatatataaatgaatttaaaaaatattaaatgaaTGATTGATAAATAtgaattaaatttatttaataactaagaaatgatcATCTTTATTTATTTCGGTACAGTTGTGGGCTCACTTTGTATATATGTGGGCTGTGGGCCTGTGGCCACATATTAGCAAGTTTTTTGTGAAAAGGAAAAAACATATGTGGATTTTGGGGGCATTTAGAACTTAAAAGCCACTGTTTGTTCGGTATGTTTCTtggtataaaaaaaatttatatagcAAAGGCAAAATAAATTTTATAGTCAAGGTGTCAAACTAAAAACATGGTAACAAATACAAAAGTACAATCACAAAAATTGATGTATTCTAGCATATTTTTTAAAGCAATAACATTTATTAATTTACAATAATACAACAAAGAATTTGTAGAAGTTGACTTGCAAATCCATTTAATCGGTTTTGAATCAATGTAATATAAAGATACGATTTCAATAGCtccatatttatataaaaaaaataataataataaaataaattaaaaaactcCAATCTTAGATGCATCCAATTAAGTTGGGCAAATAGTAGTTTTGTTGTTTAAACAAAAAAAGATACAACTCAAAAAGGAAAAGACTGAGTCAAAGCTGAATTCTGAAAAAACTAAAATGAACAAAACATTGTAATTTTAGAAATGAACAAAATAGATACTTAACTATAAATCATAAAAGGAAATGAAAAACTATTAGAAATTACCTCAATACTAATGTGACTTCACAAAAGCTTTATAAGTCGGATAAGGAGAAATCAGAAAACATTTCTTTGCTTCGTAATATTATATTAACTGCAGAAAAATAAATGTTTCACTTAATTCATTGCTTCTCAAACATGAACAATCATCATATATCACAAAACTTATACATTCAAAAAACGAATCTCACTACATCTAAAATCACAATTTCAGAAAACTAAGGTTGCGTTTGTTTCGCAGAATGTTTTTGAAAGGAATAAAAACTGTCAAAGGAATTGGAATTTGATTGTACAAGAAACTTAAATGCGTTTGGTTGACATGGAATGAAATCTGTTTTCTGTTTGGTTTGTTGACAtggttttatgatttttatttgctatttAGCGTCTTTGATTTTTTTCGTCAATTACTTATTTTTATTCTCTTAAAGTGTTTCTAGAATTTAATTTCTTTGTATATAGATAGCAAGTACAACGTTCTTACCACATCAAACATCCTCTAGGGGCAGAAGGTGGTTAAATTGATGTGCGAGTTTGGACCATACGAAAGACATTttagaagcaaaaaaaaaaataaagctaAGCTTTTTAGTTAATCAGGTGAGTGGATGACTCTATGTATCTTTTGATGTTAATaatgattttaaaatgtttatataGTGATAGGATAAGGTATTATGTGGTAATTCGGAAGAATTCATAAAGAAACGAGTTATGTGGGAGTTTGGAGGATCCGTTAATTATAgtgttgtatgtgttggattaggtgtctaagctcataactataattggtataaatttGAATTGATTATATCACAGTCCTTTTaagttgccctcaaacctagcaattggacacAATTATTTTGGAGAAAaaagttgatttattatttgattaataaattagaataaatgatttgttaatatattatgaataacatattaattagatatagtaatatttaattaataattaatcataaacTAAAtgtaattaattttgggattaattggattaattaagagtGTAGAGTCTGCTTGGTTATTTATTGAGAGTTGAGGAAAGAAGCTCACGGACCTCATTAGATAAGGTGGACGAAAATCACTTAGGCAAGCCCAAGGAGTTTTTGTCCAAGCCGCTTGCATAAGGGGAATTGGCTGCTTAGTCACTAAGCAAGAGGGATTTAGGATTTCCACcataaaccctagctttggcaccAAGCTATCTCAGTTACATTAAGGGTCATACCCTTCATAAATTCGGCACTCCTTCCCTTAAGAAAGATCTGGCCAAAATCCCTCTCCTTTTCTCTCCATAATCCTtagtttctgttggattagtgtctaagtccataactattttggtatgtgtttgacccgattatgagcatggtccttttgggttgccttcaccatagcaatatgtaggatgaattaaggagagagaggtttaaatatgatttattaatatattatgagaataatatattaaaagagaaatcatattgtttaattaatattagtcaataattaattgataattaattttgtgactaaaagagattaattaaatttagtgggctggactgcaattattggataattgagttattggactaaggaatgctaaaggaacaaggggtgaacgaaattatgatggaagcccatcatattttcgtccatggccttatccagaaggttccatgggctgcttagagtttaagttgtccattagggttttgactgaaaccctagcagcccacacaagtatataaaggaccccttaagccccaaaaacgtgtggaactgattctctagggcttctagccgtttttgggcagcctcctttcttctcctcttcatccaagttgtatatggtgtttgtgactccattagaggtgcaacacttgaggcactaagctttctaaagctaaTCAAAGCAAGGAagtgattgttattgcaatataacaatcaaaggtaattctataaaccctaattcagtttataatatgttagatctaagtttattagccttggattcaaagcatgtacaatagagaaacctagatccaagcattagggtttgtataagcacatatgattgtttcttatgcataaaacccatcagtggtatcatagccttgattggtttcagttgtatgtgatgcttaactgttttgtttactaaaaatcgagtttttggcctctgATCgactcaactcggcaagtcagtatctggactcggtgagctggcccctactcggcgagttcagagctgactcggcgagttcgagcgtcagacagagggtatttcgggatttagctgttgttttgacttggatttaatgcctgattcgttttttgaagttaaaattcgatttttatcttaaattagtgattatccttgccaaaacaatagatattttcaaatcttttgaatattagttgtttatttgataaatatggattatttaaaaaatatttggtaattatcttgtgactaaaattggattaggtcaaatatagataatccctaaattaattgtttgatttgtattatttgttatttgatccctagtaagtttgaatagtttcaatttactccctttaggttttatagtttaaattataacttaaaagttttgtttttgaaatttaaataggtaaactctaatgttttgaaatgtttcaaaacttgccctcaagttttggaatttaaaagttgattaaaagtttaattttgaaatgttaaattctaaagccctaataatttgaaaaagttcaaatcacacccttatggttttattaattaattaaagtgtataattaaaagtgatttaataaatccataaagttttggtttacatttaaattaaattaaaagtacaaTTTATTAAGTTAAACCACcttgtattttaaaagtgtaaaatacaccctatactatatataacattaaaagtctaatattatatatatatatatatatatatatatatatatatatatatatatatatatatatgtatgagtaaacagtcagtcttaccgttagtaggcctcattcacgaagctggtctataaggggtgtttaaggaaattacttataaaatggcgattgaatgggtatccactcttacccaccgcactcttgactagtggagggtcgttagccgaacgggtaagataggacagaaaccttccattatgagtataatgaagtacaagtaactaaatgctttttcaaattcccaaatcatagttactttaggaaaaatgtgaaattgtatgctaatcgatagaattacacttcgtacccttgtcaaacgttagtggagcgtgtgtggttaaccgacacactaatttgtggatgacattggtagcgaagggtgactcgatgtttgtcatagatcaatggagcgtgtgtggctaaccgacacattgattaggtgattgtagcattgggtgcaccacgtgattcgtatggttattcacaccttatttgtgatcctcggcatcacagtcacaaatagaagggcataatcgagattaaacatgccattgaaaagttcaatgagtctcaaaagatctaggagtttcaatccatttaaaacttaaacttccttttcgtttttcgtggtggaaattggtaaatcgtcatttacctaccttcaaatattctgcaactagattacgacatccctcttctatgttgtagagtattgtgttggatcctagccttaataactcatttgggtgttttattaaggactcaatcaacctaacttgaattttctcccgttttgtagatgtctgactctaaccgtggtattcccgaatcccaaggaaaaggtgttcctaatgaaagtggaagcttgattcaaagtgaaggatcaatgtggactagcttgatttcacttcctcctcttcctctcgttgttctccctaacccacatgatagaagatttgaaaggttcaagatcaccgaatccctattggcaatggaacatgaagatggtaaacccgtgtgtgctcacatcctagggatgaaatcacacattgataggtcgattatgttgggtgcgtctatcCCCAATAAGTTGGCtatggactgggttcttcagtcgctgcctgaatcatatgataagttcataagagagtatcatatgatggatcctgacgcaaccctcattgacttgacttacatgcttattgctactgaatcataaatgatttggcgaagtaatggagcatatttgtctgataattcaaccaaccatgcttccgtggacACTCTAGGAGAACCCACCTGTTcctactgccaagagaaggggaaatggatacgaagctgcccgaaggacctgaagagtctaagagatgggagagtcgataagtatggctctacttcaggtataaaatccactatctaactccatttaaattcctattctttattcataatg containing:
- the LOC111882526 gene encoding parthenolide synthase; protein product: MEIISFIPSWFLPATLFLFLTSIFMYVLRWRSSSIKLPPGPPRLPVIGNLHQVFGSKDNIYQNVWNLSQTYGPIMLLHFGTQPFIVISSTEMATQVLKTHDQKMCTRPYSKASKRLSFNYMDAAFAPYNDHWRDMRKVLASEFLGAKRIRSYKNVLKHEIECVVRSLSLNSSSTTVNLDEMFLSLINNVVCKAALGDHTYREKTFNGRTLMEIVDETAVMLQGSFSDNFPAFAWILDELTGWNRKLDKCFNDFDGILQMVLHDHLDRKDTKTSDQENDFVDDCISRLTSDEIKALLMNVFNGSTDTTATTMIWAMSFIVKNPRVMQKLQNEIRSCVGGKPRVDESDINKMTYLKMVVKESLRLHPPVGFLMTRECISHCEIGGYDILPGTKVLVSSWGIGRDSRTWKEDPTEFLPERFENIQVDFGGKSFEMIPFGEGRRGCPGYNLAVSTVEFTIANLLYLFNWETQVGKNEDLDMKLAGGFPFIRRATPLCLVPNKYN